In one window of Harpia harpyja isolate bHarHar1 chromosome 11, bHarHar1 primary haplotype, whole genome shotgun sequence DNA:
- the LEPROT gene encoding leptin receptor gene-related protein produces the protein MAGIKALVALSFSGAIGLTFLMLGCALEYYGVYWPLFVLIFYFICPIPHFIAKRVSDDSDAASSACRELAYFFTTGIVVSAFGFPIILARVEAIKWGACGLVLAGNAVIFLTILGFFLVFGRGDDFSWEQW, from the exons ATGGCGGGCATCAAAG CTCTCGTGGCGCTGTCCTTCAGCGGAGCCATCGGGCTGACGTTCCTCATGCTGGGCTGCGCCCTGGAGTACTACGG tgtATACTGGCCTCTGTTTGTCTTAATATTTTACTTCATCTGCCCCATTCCCCACTTCATTGCAAAAAGAGTAAGTGATGACAGTGATGCAGCCAGCAGTGCCTGCAGGGAACTAGCATATTTCTTCACAACTGGAATTGTTGTTTCTGCCTTTGGATTTCCTATCATCCTTGCACGGGTTGAAGCG ATCAAATGGGGAGCCTGTGGTCTGGTGCTGGCTGGCAATGCAGTCATTTTCCTTACtattttaggcttttttcttgtgtttggtaGAGGAGATGACTTTAGCTGGGAACAGTGGTAG